The Chitinophagales bacterium genome includes a region encoding these proteins:
- a CDS encoding GNAT family N-acetyltransferase has translation MDIEIEKLNDNDINKFIELIRIFEDVFKMKNLNLPDETYLQQLLEKDDFFVFVALLDNKVVGGLTSYIMHQYYSKAPLVYIFDLAVKTEFQRQGIGKMLIKANNHYCKTIGTEAVMVQADEADDYAIKFYHSTGATAEKVIHFEYPF, from the coding sequence ATGGACATTGAAATTGAAAAATTGAATGATAATGACATTAACAAATTCATCGAACTGATACGGATTTTTGAGGATGTTTTTAAAATGAAAAATTTAAATCTACCAGACGAAACTTACCTTCAGCAATTACTGGAAAAAGATGACTTTTTTGTTTTTGTGGCATTGCTGGATAACAAAGTTGTAGGCGGCCTGACTTCTTATATAATGCATCAGTATTATTCCAAAGCTCCTTTAGTGTATATTTTCGATCTTGCTGTGAAGACTGAATTTCAGCGGCAAGGAATAGGTAAAATGCTGATCAAAGCCAACAACCATTATTGCAAGACTATTGGAACTGAGGCGGTAATGGTTCAGGCAGATGAAGCAGACGATTACGCCATTAAGTTTTATCATTCAACAGGAGCCACAGCAGAAAAAGTGATCCATTTTGAATACCCTTTTTAA